The Coffea arabica cultivar ET-39 chromosome 6e, Coffea Arabica ET-39 HiFi, whole genome shotgun sequence genome contains the following window.
GAGGATTATTCGTTGACTTCGTTCCCATAATTGATGttcttctctttctttgttCTAGAATAGGTATACAATGTCACGAAAAGCCTAAAAGGCATTGACCACCAAAAGtctttatttatataaaacccaaaaatgaaaatgatagaAGTCTTCCTTGTTCACACGAGGATGAGTGTGAATGAGAGGGGTTGACTTGAGTGACTTGACTTCATCTAAAGTCATTACCTTCCCATTACAACAGGGCCAATATGCTCCGGTCAAGATCGGGCAGCCACCACGGTTGTTTAAGGACCTGGCCGTGTAGAATTTGACTTGGCCGGCGTGTTAATACATGCCGGTCATGCATCACGCCAGCAGATGTGACCGAGCCCCACCGAAACCACGCACTCCTTGATCGGCACTGGCCTTTACACGTCAAAGCAAACAACATGAAATGCGATTTCACGCAAGCACAATTGTTCGTGGTAACCATTGGGTTCTAGCCCAGTCGCCACTAGGAAAAGGGATTAGTCCCTCCCTAGGTGCAGGTGGGATCTAATCCCCAACTTATATATCATGTATCTTAATGCATCATTTGCCATGTTTTTTGACGTTACTTTTAGAGGATACCTTAAATACATTATCTTACTGTATCATCTGCCAGTTTCTTGATTTCACTATCAGAGGGTATTTTACTACACTTGTTACTGTCCCCGTTCCCGTCCCCCTCCTCCTAGTATAGAATCAAGTATAATTGTtgtattcaaaacaaaaaattattcATGGTGCAATACTATGTAATAAGTGTAATGGTTTTAAAAATTGGTGAGCAAACATAAATTGTGTTATTTTACTCAATATATGATTCGTATTTTATTTGTGTATGTCAACTTTTATACAAGCATAATAACAAAAAGTATCTTTATCGATCAAGAATTACTAGATCACAAGACTCTTCTTAAGAGGGCAGTAATTTGGTAAAaaaacccttttctttttttcctttttggggtCGGCAAATCCTATAGACAGTGTTAATCATTCACATACCAACCGTTCTTTAATAGTATGTCCCCAAAATGATGACTTGTTCATTAAACCAACCAAACTTTGTTTGACGCCAAGGTGGCAGAAAGGACCTTATTATGCTATCAAGATGCTAAAGTTTGATTGAAGGTTAATGGCATCAAATATGTTGAAACTTTGAAGTAAAGTAGACATAAAAAGACATGGGCTTCTGAGAGTATGGAATTAATGAGAAACCAACATTTCATTATATTcatatcaaaatcaagaattttagctagaaaattgAAAGTTTCTTCCACATTATCACAGGACAATGTCAGATTTAATCCACCACTAACATTTCCAACATTACTAATCTCATCAACTAAGCAATTGATTAACAAGTCATCAATCACAATTGAGCTCTCGAGCTCTTCTTCAAGATCAATTGAGTACAAAAAAGGATCCATAGCTAATTGGGAATCATGGACTTCTGAATTCTCATTCTGCTGAGAAACTGGTTGGATTTCTTGCGAGTCGGTGCCTCTAACTGTGACCCAATCTCCATCCTCTGACCAATTGGGAAAATTTGCGTTTGTTGAAAACAAATTTCCCATCAAATTCTTGATCCTATCAGCTGGAGAACCCAAAGAGGAAACAATGTGGGAAGAATCCTGCAAAGAAGATTCAGCTACCTCCATGGAATCCCAAAAGCCTTGATCCAACACAGTAGTAGGAGAATTCCTCACAAACTCTGCTTCCTTCTCCTCCCCAACACCATGAAAAAATGGATGATGAAGAAGCTCTCGAGCCGTCCATCTTTTCTTTGCATCTCTTTTCAAGCACTTGCTCAAGAACTCATTAGCACTATCTGAAAGCCACCATGGAAATTCTGGCACATCCCCTGAATAACCAATTCTATACAAAGCAGAAACAGGGTCCTCCATATCAGGCCAAGGATTATTCCCCGTCGCCACTTCGATGATAGTGCACCCCAGAGCCCATATATCAGCAGCAAATCCTTGTTCTTCTCCACGAGCAACCTCTGGTGCCATGAACATAGGTGTGCCAGAGATTACTGATTTTCCGGCCATCCCATTTCCTTCTTCAACCATCCTAGCGCATCCCAAATCTCCAATTTTCGCCCCGTCTCTGCCAATTAACACATTCTGGCCCTTGATATCACAGTGAACAATTCCCTTCAAATGAAGGTAATCCAATCCTTGCAAGATTTGATGTGCAAAGACTTGAATCATGGACTCCTCCAATGGACCTCCCTGCTTCCTTATTTGATCAGAAAGCGTGCCACCGGGAACATACTCCATCAACAAATTGTACAAAGGCTTATCATTTTCTGTTGTAACATCACAGCCTACATATTTAACTATGTAAGGTGAGGAAAGTTCAGAAATCAAGCTTTTCTCTTTTTGCAGCAAGCTTGAGCAAGAAAGATCAGCGGACTTCACGGCCAAGAGTTCGCCGGAAGCCGTGGTGGCTAGAGAAACCGTTGCGGAGGACCCCCGTCCGATAATCGGACCCCTAGTCCAGCATCCCATTGAAGAAGgaatagagaaattgaaggtgGAAGGTTGGATGAcgaaaatgcttttatttgAGTTGTTTGCAATTTAGGACTCTGCCAAATGGTATGTTTGGAGAAGGGATATATTTATATGCTCAAAACGTTGCAGTGTGCTGCTTTGCACTTATTAGGTGGCTCTGTTCATTCGGTTGCTGACTTGGTGTCTTTATGCAAAGAATCTTTCTTGCTATTGTATTTGTACCATGACGGCCTTAGATTTCTTGTTATGCCTTTACCTTTAAAGTTAATTTTAGTTTTCCCCTTTAAAAGGTACCTAATCATCATTTTGCCTCCATAGCAATTTAAGTGCATCAATTAGTCCCATAAAACTTTACAATATCTTTTGCattcaccaaattttgaatttacgACTACGCTGGTGTCGAATTGGTTTCGTGAGgcaaagaaaattattttgccTTTGAGTTTGATATAGGCTCAAGATTCAACTTAAAAGTTCAATTCATctttttgttttacttttttatttataattttgatCCACATATTTGGTTTATGAAAATGTTTGTGTGTGAATGTACAACCATGCGTACACCCATATTTAGAAAGTTAAAAATAAAGAATACTCCAACCTAATAATTCACAATTTCTTAATCTATATTTTAGTGATTCAAGTTGCATCTACTAGTTCTGAATCTCAAAATTTCGTTTGAGGTCGATGtgattctctctctttctttcttttttttttaaaaaaaaaactcaaaatgaGAAACAACAACTTAATAAAAACTCAATTCACTAAAGCATACACATTTTATCAATGCTCTTAATCCTCTATACTAATAAAGAACAAATAAAATGTTCGAAAGCATCCAAAGCTGCCCCTTAATTTCATAGATTCCTTCAATATTTCAGCACAGAAATAAATGAGTATAAACTTTTCATATTACTTCGCTCTCAACATTTATATTAAAGATAGTAAGGTTTTTGGTGAGAAAATCAAACTTACTATGGGGAATTGATTGAACCAATTGAACGATTACGGTTCAAAGTGACAATTGCCTCATCTCAAGGGAGCTCAATGGAAATAGACCCTTAGGCTTAATTCATAAGCAAGTCTTTCTTTTGCCGTGGATCTGGTTGGAGTCAGAGAATGCTTGAGTTGTGAGTGAACCACGTGGCAAGAGGAGGATGAGTTGACAGCCAAGGGCCGACTATGGACGGCGGTGGCCTGGCTCGCGCGCCATGCTTTGCTTTGCTTCGCTTTGGctctaattaaattaaaaatcGGTTCACATGCGAAGGCACGTGAGCACGTGCCCTGACCGCGCCATCACCGCTAATGTCATCAAACCAATCATCCAAtcaagtttcaattttttttttttacacttttCACATTGCGGCGCCTTTGCTcgctataataaaaaaaagcagCCATCATGAAGGCGTCAAGCATTTCGCAAGGTACAGCACCAAAGATTATTTGCtcctcctttttttgttttttgttgtttccttctctttttggTTTTAACACTCTTTTAAGTTTGCAAATTAGTGGAAAGGATAAATTTTTTGTGCATCGAAAGTCTCTTAGAGCTCTTCCATACACCATGTTGGAGGTTCGAATAtactttttttcttaaaaaaaaaaaattagagaatgCAGTAGATTTAAATCAGAGAGCTCAGTTGGATCCCTTCTTTCCCCTCATGACATAAGAGTACATTAGATTGTTGATGTTAGATAAAGATAAAAGACAATAGATGTAAAGATTGTTTTAACACTAATAGTGTAGAATTAACACATgtaacataaaaataaatagtataACTGTGTAGAATAATTTAATCTTTAAAGAAGAAATTAACCTTTCCTATGCAATCATAATAGAGCTTCTTGAATACTAGTTTGGATACGTGCCACATGcaacataataataataataataataataataataataataataataataataataataattagatTTGAGCACTTGTTGTATATCATTCATTTAGATCTTCTAACTAGTGTAAAATAATGCTTACACTGACAGTatagaaaaaattaatcttaTCACGCATTCAGtgtaaatctttttttttggtttttttacaTCATTGTTTACATTGATGGTGAATATTAACATATTGATGACTCGTATCACGTAAACTTTAGAACATAACTAGAAAACTTTAACACACGGTCTTACAAAATTCAATCTATACTTATTATAgcttttgacatcatatagtacattttttaatttcaaCTAACACGAAATCTTGAACtactttttaaaaatacttATTGATCAAGACTTTGATAAGGCTAGTCATACTTATTCATGTTATAGTCATAGTTGAATTTTGACAAATATAATCTTGGAGTGAATTGTTACGTCTATAATTTGAGTTGTGAATATTTTCAAGTTATCTACAGAAAATTAAATAGTGTAAGAAAAGTTAATCTATTCAACCCTTCATAATCATTCATGTactttaacaaaaataaaccaaagtCTTTGTTTAATTGCTATTTTGCTCCAGAATTTGTTTAACCATAGAAAATAAATGGTAGAAAATAATGCCATCTTTTAGCAGATTAGGGTAATTAATTAgggcaaattatattttacccccttgtgatttagtatttttttacataacccccttatggtttcaaaaactatatataaccttttcatggtttggattaaagtttCAAAGTAACGGAATTTGCAATCCATAACGAAATcacctaaaatatcaaaatacccctatgtaaagttgaaaattatttattaactatAGGGGaattatgtgtatattttgaaaaccataagAGGGTTATATCATAAAGCATTAAATCATAAGGGGGGTgatatgataaaatataaaatcatatgggattagtgtgtcatgtatattatatttatatatttttgtcatttcaaccattttaatttttaaacaagggtaatttcaatattttcaaaGGTTTCGTTACGAATGATCATTACCGCCACTTTAACAttttaatccaaactatgaggggattatatatagtttttaaaactataaggaGGTTATGTATAGAAATACTAAACTAtaggggtaaaatgtaatttgcccaaTTAATTAAGTACTTCGGCTGTACTTTgtagtttcaaatttcaaatggaGTGACAGGAAATAGTCCATAATTGTTATTTTCTACATGTAACAAGAATAGATTATTATCTCTTTTATCATCTTGGGTTgcaaaaaaactattttattatcTCGTGTTCATGAATACTTCCAAGTACTATTAGACAGAGGAAACGgttttattttccttctttttatttCTATCCTTATTGACTTAGTAGTTGTCCACTACATGTATCAAGAAGCAGTCTGTCCCATGGTCAACCACAAAAGATGGTGAGAGACTAACATGGTTTGACTTTGCAAACTCCTTGAGATTTGAATGTTACCAAGTTCAACTATTGCATTTCCCTTGTGCAGTGTgaacaaaagaaattaaacatTTATTGTGGATTCACATGATTGGTTGCGTATTGATTGCAACATTCTCACACTACAGTGCCAGCCGCGTtatgtttttctctctctctttttttttttttttttttttcgtgttCGTTCTTTTTATAACAATAATAAATGTTGCAAGTCCGTAACACCATAATCAATAGAATTACGTGCAAAAACACAATAATATTATAGTACCAagaaaaaattgttcaaaacgtCAATCATATTTTaccaaatgatttttttcatcattcacttttaaaatattaattttacatccTTTATAAATTTAAATCGGCATAATTTGGTCACAACATGGGTTTTCAACCACTTTTTATCTTGAATCTGTTACGTGACTCACACATGATTATTTTTTAGTAGAGGCCAAAAAATTAGATATCATTTGTAGTTAAACAAATGACCTGATCCATATTCACTTTTGTCTCTAAAAAATGGAATTTGATCCGaactatattcattttttttcctaaaatagtAAGACCTAACCTGATCCATATTAATTTTTTGCCCCTACACAAGTGGGATCTAACCTTTCTATacctaaaaaatgatcacatgcaaatCATGAATTATTTCTAATGAAATTATTTcgtcaaaaatatatttctgGATATTCAATTCTTGGTGACGAGGTGCCTAATTAATTGACTGGAAAACAAGGCCAAGAAAAGGATGCCATGTGAAGACATTTTGATGCCAGAAATTTGCCGGCAGCCACAATTTGTGCATTAAGCAAATTGATTGGCATTTAGCTACAATGTTTAGGAAATCTACACCACCCTcgaaaaattcttcaattatgGTTCTTATTTCTTGCTTTGAAAACTTCACATTTGTGTCCTAAATTTGAATAAACGTCTGCCTGCCGTTAGCCCACGTTTCTCAGAGTGAGAATCTAATTCTAAGCATTTTATCTGCACCTAGC
Protein-coding sequences here:
- the LOC113699570 gene encoding mitogen-activated protein kinase kinase kinase 18-like, which encodes MGCWTRGPIIGRGSSATVSLATTASGELLAVKSADLSCSSLLQKEKSLISELSSPYIVKYVGCDVTTENDKPLYNLLMEYVPGGTLSDQIRKQGGPLEESMIQVFAHQILQGLDYLHLKGIVHCDIKGQNVLIGRDGAKIGDLGCARMVEEGNGMAGKSVISGTPMFMAPEVARGEEQGFAADIWALGCTIIEVATGNNPWPDMEDPVSALYRIGYSGDVPEFPWWLSDSANEFLSKCLKRDAKKRWTARELLHHPFFHGVGEEKEAEFVRNSPTTVLDQGFWDSMEVAESSLQDSSHIVSSLGSPADRIKNLMGNLFSTNANFPNWSEDGDWVTVRGTDSQEIQPVSQQNENSEVHDSQLAMDPFLYSIDLEEELESSIVIDDLLINCLVDEISNVGNVSGGLNLTLSCDNVEETFNFLAKILDFDMNIMKCWFLINSILSEAHVFLCLLYFKVSTYLMPLTFNQTLAS